GACGGAAGCGTTGTTGCGTCTGCCGGGTGGGGCGGGGTGGAGTTTTGTACAAAGCGGTGGCGTACTCAGCCTCGAAAACTCCATCTATATGGGGCAAGGGTGCCGCCCGCGCAAAACCAAACAACTGGTCATCACCACGACGATGAATGCTGATCTGGCTGTCCTGAAATGGGCCCTTCAGCGCGAAGGCGCGTGATGATCCTTCCCCCTCTCCCTCCGGGAGAGGGCCGGGGTGAGGGTGCGGTATCAACAATTCAATAAAACCAAAGATTACCGTCATTGCCCGGTTTATCCGGGCAATCCATCAGCCAGTGTGGATCACCCGGATAAACCGGGTGATGACGAAATATGGATGGGATTGTGTGGATCTGAGAGTGTGGCACCCTCACCCCAACCCTCTCCCGGAGGGAGAGGGGGATACCGTCAGGGCCGGTACGCCGGAATCGAAACCAGCCGTGCCGCGCTTAAAGGTTCGCCATCATCCCAGCGATACGCCGTCAAATGCTTGCGGTAATCCACGCCAACAATCGTATCCGACAGCAAGCGCAAAGGCTGGCTCAGTGAATAGTGACCGATGAAGGTCGGTTTGCTGGCCGCGTTAAACACATTTCTCAGTGCAATCGCCTGACGAATTTTTCCATGATGCTGGGCCGGGATGTTGGCCACGCGCGGGTCGGCAATGTCGGCCAGCGGTTTGTTCACATCGGCCCACCATTGCAGGCGGGCTTCGTCCCGGTCGTGCCCCATCGTGTCCTGAAACGTGATGCCATCGGGCAGCTTGACAACCGGACCCTTCAACGTTTCTTCCAGCGCCGTATAAACCGGTTCAATCCGACGGTCATAGGCATTCAAAATGCCTGTATTGATGCGGTTTCCATGATCCAGATGCGGGGCCAATGTGGTGATGTAATCATCATTCCAGCACGCGTGTACAACGCGCAGCGGACCCAGATCCAGATAAACGGGCAGGGTGCTCATCCACGCAATGGCGTCGGCGTGCTGGGCGCTGCCCAGCGGAAATTCGTGCAGGAACGCCTCGTGCTGGTGCCGGTTCTTGCTGCTGTGCGGGCGGATGTAATCGCCGTTGGCGTTGCGTGTGGCATAGCAGATGGCATTAAATTCGTGATTGCCCATGATGGCGTGGGCGGTGTCTGCATCGACCATGTCGCGGATGATGCGTAATGTTTGCGCTTCCTGCGGGCCGCGGTCGATCATGTCGCCGATGAAAATGACCTTGCGATCCTCCGGGTGGGTGAAGGCTGCGGATGTGTGTTGATAGCCCAAAATGCCCAGCAATCGCTCCAGCTGGTCGGCGCGTCCGTGAACATCACCGATAATGTCGTACCCCTGACTCAAATCAACGCCTCCCAGCGAATATGGCAAGAAGCCTATCGTTGCATTTTGCGGGGGTCAAGTTTATCCGGCGCGCGCATTGTTCTTGATTTGTTCGCGTGTTGCGGGCAGGATGAGGGGCATACTTCTATAAGGAACCCCATCATGGCCAAATCCCGATCCTCCTTCGTTTGCCAATCCTGCGGCGCGGTCACCACGCGCTGGGCCGGGAAATGTGAAGCCTGTAACGAATGGAACTGCATTGTTGAGGAGGTGGCCGAGGCCGCCATCCCGAAGGGCTTAGGCGCCGGGGCGGGTGCGGCGAAGAAGGGCCGCACGCTGGCGCTGGTCGATCTGAAGGGTGAAGATGCCAACAAACTGCCGCGCCGTGTAACCGGCATTGCCGAATATGACCGCGTGACGGGTGGCGGCATGGTGCCGGGATCGGCCATCCTGATTGGCGGCGATCCGGGGATTGGGAAGTCCACCCTGCTGCTTCAGGCGGTGTGTGCGCTCAGCGCGCGCGGGTCGCGATGCCTGTACGTCTCGGGTGAAGAAGCGGTGGATCAGGTGCGCCTGCGCGCCAGCCGTTTGGGTCTGGACGGGGCGAATGTTGAACTCGCCTCCGCCACCAACGTGCGCGATATCGTCGCGACGATGGAGGATACATCGACCTCCGGCGTTGATCTGATCGTCATTGACTCCATTCAAACCATGTATATCGACACGATCGACAGCGCCCCCGGAACGGTGACGCAAGTGCGCACATCGGCGCAGGAATTGATCCGTGTGGCCAAGCGGCGCGGCGTGATTATTCTGTTCGTCGGTCACGTGACGAAAGATGGCCAGATCGCGGGCCCGCGTGTGTTGGAACACATGGTGGATGCGGTTTTGTATTTCGAAGGGGATCGGTCGCACCAATTCCGTATCCTGCGTGCCGTGAAAAACCGTTTTGGTCCCACCGATGAAATCGGCGTGTTCGAAATGGCGAACGAAGGGTTGGTTGAAGTTGAAAACCCCTCGGCCCTGTTCCTCGCCCAACGGCAACAAGATGTTGCGGGCAGTGCGGTTCTGGCCGGGCTGGAAGGCACGCGGCCGGTGTTGGTCGAGGTGCAGGCCCTGGTCGCGCCCACGGCATTGGGCACGGCGCGACGCGCGGTGATCGGGTGGGATACCAGCCGTCTGGCCATGGTGCTGGCCGTGCTGGAAGCGCGGTGCGGCGTGCAGCTTTCATCTTCGGATATTTATCTGAACATTGCGGGCGGTATTCGCATGACTGAACCGGCGGCCGATCTGGCCGTTGCGGCGGCGTTGGTCAGTTCATGGACCGGCGTGCCGGTTCCGGCGGATATGGTGCTGTTCGGTGAAATTGGTCTGGGCGGTGAAGTGCGTCAGGTGGCGCAACCCGATGTGCGGTTGAAGGAAGCGGCCAAGCTGGGCTTTGGTCAGGCCTGTATTCCGAAACGGAAGAAAACCCCGGCCTCCGACGCGGCGGCCAAAACCGCCCCGGCCATTCGCGTGAATGAATTGGCGCAGGTGCAGGATATCGTCGATCTGTTCTCCGAGATGAAACGGGAAATGGGCGGCGGGATTAAATATGCGCAAGGATAGGGATTTTTCGGCTCCCATATCCCCCAAAAACCCTTGAAATCCGGCCCGCTTTCCCCGACAATCGGGGCAGGATTTCACGGGTTTTAAGGAAAATCGCCCCATCATGTTTATCGACATCGTCGTCGCCGTTATCGTCGTCATTTCCGCCATTATCGCCTTCCTGCGCGGATTTATCCGTGAGGTGCTGACCATTGCCGGGGTTGTCGGCGGTTTGGTCGCGGCTGTGGCGTTGGGCCCGGTTGTGCGTCCCTCTTTCAATGGCTGGCTGGGTGTGCCGGCGGATGAAACGGCGGACATGCCGAAATTGTTCGACATCGTGCCGATGGATATTGTGGCGCTGGTCTGTGCCTATGCCTCGATCTTTCTGGTCGTTGTGATCGCGCTGACGGTGGTTAGCCATTTGCTCTGCGGCTTTGCGAAGAAAATTGGTCTGGGTCCGGTTGATCGTACGCTGGGTGTGGTGTTTGGTATTGCCCGCGCGGCTGTTCTGCTGGCGCTGCTCTATCTGCCGGTCTATCTGATGGTGGACAAGGATGATCGCGATGAGTGGTTTAAGGACAGCCGCTCCGCCGTGTATATCGAAGGGTTGGCGGCATGGATGGCTGATTTCATTCCTGAAGATACGGCTGAGAAACTGGCCGAGGGCGCGGGGCGCACACGTGAAGACGTTGAAAATGCCCGTGAGCGGATCAACGCGCTGGATGCGTTGAAAGAGCAGATGCAGAATGTTGAGGAAGCCGTGCAGGATGGTGCCGAAGCCATTACCGCGCCCGAGGAATCCAGCGAAGGGTACGAGCCGGATCAGCGCGATACGCTGGATCAGTTGATCGAAGACACGCAACAAGATACGCAACAATAAACAGGAATACGACGATGAGTGTTGATTTGACCGGGCGCGTGGCCGTTATCACCGGGGCCAGCCGTGGCATTGGCGCGGCCGTCGCCCGCCGGCTCGCCGCCGCCGGGGCGCATGTTGTTCTGGTTGCGCGCACAACCGGCGCGCTGGAAGCGTTGGATGATGAAATTCGCAATGCCGGTGGCCGCGCGACCTTGATCCCGCTCAACCTGCTGGATTTTGACAAGGTGGATACGCTGGGCCCGGCGCTGGCCGAACGGTTTGGCCGTTGCGATATTCTGGTGGCCAAT
The window above is part of the Micavibrio aeruginosavorus ARL-13 genome. Proteins encoded here:
- a CDS encoding metallophosphoesterase is translated as MPYSLGGVDLSQGYDIIGDVHGRADQLERLLGILGYQHTSAAFTHPEDRKVIFIGDMIDRGPQEAQTLRIIRDMVDADTAHAIMGNHEFNAICYATRNANGDYIRPHSSKNRHQHEAFLHEFPLGSAQHADAIAWMSTLPVYLDLGPLRVVHACWNDDYITTLAPHLDHGNRINTGILNAYDRRIEPVYTALEETLKGPVVKLPDGITFQDTMGHDRDEARLQWWADVNKPLADIADPRVANIPAQHHGKIRQAIALRNVFNAASKPTFIGHYSLSQPLRLLSDTIVGVDYRKHLTAYRWDDGEPLSAARLVSIPAYRP
- the radA gene encoding DNA repair protein RadA, producing the protein MAKSRSSFVCQSCGAVTTRWAGKCEACNEWNCIVEEVAEAAIPKGLGAGAGAAKKGRTLALVDLKGEDANKLPRRVTGIAEYDRVTGGGMVPGSAILIGGDPGIGKSTLLLQAVCALSARGSRCLYVSGEEAVDQVRLRASRLGLDGANVELASATNVRDIVATMEDTSTSGVDLIVIDSIQTMYIDTIDSAPGTVTQVRTSAQELIRVAKRRGVIILFVGHVTKDGQIAGPRVLEHMVDAVLYFEGDRSHQFRILRAVKNRFGPTDEIGVFEMANEGLVEVENPSALFLAQRQQDVAGSAVLAGLEGTRPVLVEVQALVAPTALGTARRAVIGWDTSRLAMVLAVLEARCGVQLSSSDIYLNIAGGIRMTEPAADLAVAAALVSSWTGVPVPADMVLFGEIGLGGEVRQVAQPDVRLKEAAKLGFGQACIPKRKKTPASDAAAKTAPAIRVNELAQVQDIVDLFSEMKREMGGGIKYAQG
- a CDS encoding CvpA family protein, which encodes MFIDIVVAVIVVISAIIAFLRGFIREVLTIAGVVGGLVAAVALGPVVRPSFNGWLGVPADETADMPKLFDIVPMDIVALVCAYASIFLVVVIALTVVSHLLCGFAKKIGLGPVDRTLGVVFGIARAAVLLALLYLPVYLMVDKDDRDEWFKDSRSAVYIEGLAAWMADFIPEDTAEKLAEGAGRTREDVENARERINALDALKEQMQNVEEAVQDGAEAITAPEESSEGYEPDQRDTLDQLIEDTQQDTQQ